One window of Chryseobacterium indologenes genomic DNA carries:
- a CDS encoding GLPGLI family protein, whose amino-acid sequence MGQKIIIFFVLFLTAVSYGQTTRYVYETLVNPDSINLVSMKSERTFLDVKGDRSLFISENKLKRDSLFNSFRSELKEAHKKEEKDFSKSEGAQHFEPTFFEYFITKSIPEQKVYYYEKTAGKQIYYQEDRPIKWEITNLIEKQNGYPAQKAVAEFGGRVWTAWFTKEIPLSDGPYKFSGLPGLIVKLEDDKGDYKFDLAKKITIKNAFEEQLNSDAKQSTRVNFHGDKAALELEFGKNRKAIAGNTGGGNVNAGGRHSGGMNGGGMRGGGHGGGGMHRGMGNENQSFPVQQNPSAENHSFAGSIDQNPIELK is encoded by the coding sequence ATGGGACAAAAAATAATAATTTTTTTTGTATTGTTTCTCACTGCAGTGTCTTACGGACAGACCACAAGATATGTTTATGAAACGCTGGTAAACCCGGATTCTATTAATCTGGTTAGCATGAAAAGCGAAAGAACTTTTCTGGATGTAAAAGGAGATAGATCTTTATTTATCAGTGAAAATAAATTAAAAAGAGATTCTCTTTTTAATTCGTTCAGGTCAGAATTGAAAGAAGCTCATAAAAAAGAAGAAAAAGATTTTTCAAAATCTGAAGGTGCCCAACATTTTGAACCTACTTTCTTTGAATATTTTATTACGAAGAGTATTCCGGAACAGAAAGTGTATTATTATGAAAAAACAGCAGGAAAACAAATTTATTATCAGGAAGACAGACCTATAAAATGGGAAATAACAAATCTTATTGAAAAACAAAACGGATATCCGGCTCAAAAAGCAGTTGCGGAATTTGGTGGCAGAGTCTGGACAGCTTGGTTTACAAAAGAAATTCCTTTGTCTGACGGACCGTATAAATTCTCAGGATTACCAGGGTTGATTGTAAAGCTGGAAGATGATAAAGGAGATTATAAATTTGATCTTGCTAAAAAAATTACCATTAAAAATGCTTTTGAAGAACAATTAAATTCCGATGCTAAACAAAGCACAAGAGTTAATTTTCATGGTGATAAAGCTGCACTGGAACTGGAGTTTGGTAAAAACAGAAAAGCTATAGCCGGAAATACAGGAGGTGGAAATGTAAATGCCGGAGGAAGACACAGCGGTGGTATGAACGGAGGTGGAATGAGAGGCGGCGGCCACGGAGGTGGTGGAATGCATCGGGGAATGGGTAACGAAAATCAAAGTTTCCCTGTGCAGCAGAATCCTTCTGCAGAAAACCATTCTTTTGCCGGAAGTATAGATCAGAATCCAATTGAATTAAAATAA
- a CDS encoding GLPGLI family protein, with amino-acid sequence MKKLGIIALALFIQNVSAQTNRFVYQVTMKPDAENKTDIKTENAYLDISPEKSVFYSENRIKRDSIMQKAFQGGGGRGSINRDQMESLRTNINYSVEKDKTNQKTYFKDRIGRDIYSYEEDRPLNWKIESETRKIGEYKVQKAETDFGGRKWTAWFTTDLPYQDGPYKFGGLPGLIVKVEDDKGDYSFDLMKNYKIAELPALNQFGNTLKVKRADYLKQQQKFKTDPMSFMTQGGGGQGGFSTTMRVGGGRGPGGGGGNQNPADMRKRMEERVKEEAKKNSNPIELQ; translated from the coding sequence ATGAAAAAATTAGGTATTATCGCATTGGCACTCTTCATACAGAATGTTTCTGCACAAACTAACAGGTTTGTGTATCAGGTGACTATGAAGCCCGATGCAGAAAATAAAACAGACATCAAGACAGAAAATGCTTATCTGGATATTTCTCCGGAAAAATCTGTATTTTACTCTGAAAACAGAATCAAAAGAGATTCTATCATGCAAAAAGCCTTTCAGGGAGGTGGCGGTAGAGGAAGTATCAACCGAGATCAGATGGAAAGTCTGAGAACGAATATCAACTATTCCGTAGAAAAGGATAAGACTAATCAGAAGACATATTTCAAAGACAGAATTGGCCGTGATATCTATTCGTATGAAGAAGACAGACCGCTGAACTGGAAAATAGAATCAGAAACAAGAAAAATAGGAGAGTATAAAGTTCAGAAGGCTGAAACTGATTTTGGAGGAAGAAAATGGACGGCATGGTTTACAACAGATCTTCCTTATCAGGATGGGCCTTACAAGTTCGGAGGGCTTCCGGGACTGATCGTAAAAGTAGAAGATGATAAAGGAGATTATTCTTTTGATTTAATGAAAAACTATAAGATTGCCGAATTGCCTGCTTTGAATCAGTTTGGAAATACATTAAAAGTGAAAAGAGCAGACTATCTGAAACAGCAGCAGAAATTCAAAACAGATCCAATGTCATTCATGACCCAAGGAGGTGGCGGACAAGGAGGATTCTCGACTACTATGAGAGTAGGAGGAGGAAGAGGCCCGGGAGGCGGTGGAGGAAATCAGAACCCTGCGGACATGAGGAAAAGAATGGAAGAAAGAGTGAAGGAAGAAGCTAAGAAAAATTCTAATCCAATCGAATTGCAATAA
- the ypfJ gene encoding KPN_02809 family neutral zinc metallopeptidase translates to MKWTDDRGGNVDDRRGSGGGSGGMIVGGGLGTLIIAAIVFFLGGDPSGILNSGSMQPSGNSGEQRELTAGEKQIGEMVKMMDAWNSQTWNQIFTENGMTYTDPGIVLFENTTSSACGTAQSAMGPFYCPADQKVYMDMSFFGELQQKFGAKVTEFTVAYVLAHEVGHHVQTLLGTTQKVDALRRSGRYSEEQMNRVSVATELQADFYAGVWAKRTNDSKHILEPGDIESAIDAAEAVGDDNIQRRGQGYVNQESFTHGSSAQRKEWFMKGYNTGDIRQGDTFNQLLK, encoded by the coding sequence ATGAAATGGACAGACGACAGAGGCGGAAACGTTGATGACCGCCGTGGTTCCGGAGGAGGAAGTGGTGGTATGATCGTAGGCGGAGGACTTGGAACTTTAATTATAGCAGCCATTGTATTCTTTTTGGGAGGTGATCCATCCGGTATTTTGAATTCCGGCAGTATGCAGCCTTCCGGAAATTCCGGAGAACAGAGAGAGCTTACAGCCGGTGAAAAACAAATCGGGGAAATGGTAAAAATGATGGATGCATGGAATAGCCAGACCTGGAATCAGATTTTTACTGAAAATGGAATGACTTATACCGATCCTGGTATTGTTCTTTTTGAAAACACCACTTCTTCAGCGTGTGGTACAGCTCAATCTGCCATGGGACCTTTTTATTGCCCGGCAGATCAGAAAGTATATATGGATATGAGTTTTTTCGGTGAGCTTCAGCAAAAATTCGGGGCGAAAGTAACGGAATTTACGGTAGCTTATGTTCTTGCCCATGAAGTAGGACACCATGTTCAGACTCTTTTAGGAACTACTCAAAAAGTGGATGCATTAAGAAGAAGCGGAAGATATTCTGAAGAACAGATGAACAGAGTATCCGTGGCTACAGAATTACAGGCTGATTTCTATGCCGGAGTTTGGGCAAAAAGAACAAATGACAGCAAACATATACTGGAACCTGGGGACATTGAGTCTGCCATAGATGCTGCAGAAGCCGTTGGAGATGATAATATTCAGAGAAGAGGCCAGGGATACGTCAATCAGGAAAGCTTCACTCACGGATCATCTGCGCAGCGTAAAGAATGGTTTATGAAAGGGTACAACACCGGAGATATCAGACAGGGGGATACTTTCAACCAATTATTAAAATAG
- a CDS encoding LTA synthase family protein — protein MFLKKIKPFLYLGIFYLIISLIIRTVFFFHPITTASFGFFEVVKVLLIGLVNDIFVFILASTILALYFLFLSNSKYKKPYGYIILGVLVLFFLYIWLVPNNIFKQYGGSIMEIALVFVGIKTLFFGLMLFLPKQRVKIRNILYFITLLLYVLLIIFNGVSEYFFYNEFGVRYNFIAVDYLIYTNEVIGNIMESYPVIPLFSGIMIVTLTITWFIYKKTKDELLELPDFKQKMVLLGSFMVLCALSVLAIPSLMQIRSDNVFADEIEANGLPKFYWAFTHNELDYFQFYSQINQQQAEKNFLSQYPQQTLSRNIVAEQPEMKKNVVLISIESLSADFMEHYGNTQKITPFLDSLADKSLMFTNLYATGNRTVRGLEALTLCIPPTAGESIIKRDDNKNKFTTGNVFKSKGYDVKFLYGGYSYFDNMQDFFQGNGYDIVDRNNFKPEEITFANVWGVADEDMATKAIQVMSAEAKSGKPFFNHWMTVSNHRPFTYPDGRIDIPGTAKSREGGVKYTDYSLKLFFEMAKKQDWYKNTVFVIIADHCASSAGKTELPMDKYRIPAIVFSEGFIQPQKFDALMSQIDLMPTVLGLLNFSYQSKFLGQDVFKPEFQPKAYVATYQDLGFIKDGHLTIISPVKKVKQYSLELEKSDLAPAFKLYYDEKLLKNPDQKLVDDAVSAYQSTSYWLKTKQLNR, from the coding sequence ATGTTTTTAAAAAAAATAAAACCGTTCCTATATTTAGGAATTTTCTATCTTATTATTTCATTGATAATAAGGACAGTATTCTTTTTTCATCCTATCACTACCGCTAGTTTTGGATTTTTCGAAGTCGTAAAAGTTCTGTTGATAGGTCTGGTGAATGATATTTTTGTATTCATTCTTGCCAGTACTATTCTCGCGCTTTATTTTCTCTTCCTTTCCAATTCAAAATATAAAAAACCTTACGGATATATTATTTTAGGAGTGCTGGTCCTGTTCTTCCTTTATATATGGCTTGTTCCTAACAACATTTTCAAGCAATACGGAGGTTCTATAATGGAAATAGCGCTTGTTTTTGTAGGAATAAAAACACTTTTCTTTGGATTGATGCTCTTCCTTCCTAAACAAAGAGTAAAGATTCGTAACATCTTATATTTCATCACATTATTATTATATGTTCTTCTAATTATCTTCAATGGCGTAAGTGAATACTTCTTTTACAATGAATTCGGAGTTCGCTATAACTTTATTGCAGTAGATTATCTGATTTACACCAATGAAGTGATTGGAAATATCATGGAAAGTTATCCTGTCATTCCTTTATTTTCAGGGATCATGATCGTTACGCTTACCATCACATGGTTCATTTATAAGAAAACAAAAGATGAGCTGCTGGAACTTCCGGATTTTAAACAAAAAATGGTTCTTCTGGGAAGTTTCATGGTACTTTGTGCGCTTAGCGTACTCGCAATTCCTTCTTTAATGCAAATCAGGTCAGATAATGTATTTGCAGATGAAATTGAAGCCAACGGACTGCCAAAGTTCTATTGGGCTTTTACGCATAATGAGCTGGATTACTTCCAGTTTTACTCCCAGATCAATCAACAGCAGGCTGAAAAGAATTTTCTAAGCCAGTACCCACAGCAGACATTATCAAGAAATATTGTTGCTGAGCAGCCTGAAATGAAGAAAAATGTAGTATTGATCTCTATCGAAAGCCTTTCTGCCGATTTCATGGAACATTATGGAAATACACAAAAAATCACACCTTTCCTTGACAGCCTTGCAGACAAGTCGCTGATGTTTACCAACCTTTATGCTACAGGAAACAGAACAGTACGCGGGCTGGAAGCTTTAACATTGTGTATTCCCCCCACTGCAGGAGAAAGTATCATCAAAAGAGATGACAATAAAAACAAATTCACAACCGGAAATGTATTCAAATCCAAAGGGTATGATGTCAAATTTTTATACGGAGGATACAGCTATTTTGATAATATGCAGGATTTCTTCCAAGGAAACGGCTATGATATCGTAGACAGAAACAACTTTAAACCGGAAGAAATCACTTTTGCCAATGTTTGGGGTGTTGCTGATGAAGATATGGCTACAAAAGCAATTCAGGTGATGAGTGCTGAAGCTAAGTCAGGAAAACCATTCTTCAATCATTGGATGACAGTTTCCAATCACAGACCATTTACTTACCCTGACGGAAGAATTGATATTCCGGGAACGGCAAAATCACGTGAAGGTGGTGTAAAATACACTGATTATTCGCTTAAACTGTTCTTTGAGATGGCTAAGAAACAAGACTGGTATAAAAACACTGTTTTTGTGATCATTGCAGATCACTGTGCATCAAGTGCCGGAAAAACAGAACTTCCTATGGATAAATACAGAATTCCTGCAATTGTATTTTCAGAAGGATTTATTCAGCCTCAGAAATTTGATGCTCTGATGTCTCAGATAGACTTAATGCCAACCGTTTTAGGACTATTGAACTTCAGCTACCAATCTAAATTCTTAGGTCAGGATGTATTCAAACCGGAATTCCAGCCTAAAGCTTATGTTGCAACCTATCAGGATCTTGGTTTTATAAAAGACGGACATCTGACCATTATTTCCCCGGTAAAAAAGGTAAAACAATATTCTTTGGAACTGGAAAAAAGCGATCTGGCTCCAGCCTTTAAACTGTATTATGACGAAAAATTATTAAAAAATCCAGACCAGAAACTGGTAGATGATGCTGTATCAGCGTATCAGTCTACATCTTACTGGCTAAAAACGAAACAACTTAACAGATAA
- the ribH gene encoding 6,7-dimethyl-8-ribityllumazine synthase encodes MATVNLSDYKPLHITNAEDFSIGIVFSEWNDFVTYNLRDAALEILEKEGVKPENIKLFSVPGAFELNYASMQLCKERKYDAVISIGCVIRGETPHFDYVCSAVAQGIKDCNIMTDTPTIFCVLTDDTKEQSIARSGGDLGNKGVEAAVTALRMIDFKKKLSDKKGNIGFGHS; translated from the coding sequence ATGGCAACAGTTAATCTTTCCGATTACAAGCCACTTCATATAACTAATGCCGAAGATTTTTCTATCGGCATTGTTTTTTCTGAGTGGAATGATTTTGTAACGTACAATCTTCGTGATGCAGCTTTGGAAATCCTTGAAAAAGAGGGGGTAAAACCTGAAAACATCAAACTTTTCTCTGTTCCCGGAGCTTTTGAACTCAACTATGCAAGCATGCAGCTTTGCAAAGAGAGAAAATATGACGCAGTAATTTCTATCGGGTGTGTAATCCGTGGGGAAACTCCTCATTTTGACTATGTATGTTCTGCAGTAGCACAGGGAATCAAAGACTGTAACATTATGACGGACACTCCTACAATTTTCTGTGTATTGACAGACGACACTAAAGAGCAATCTATCGCAAGAAGCGGTGGTGACCTTGGAAACAAAGGAGTTGAAGCAGCCGTTACAGCTCTTAGAATGATTGATTTCAAAAAGAAATTATCTGACAAAAAAGGAAATATCGGTTTCGGACACTCTTAA
- a CDS encoding tetratricopeptide repeat protein, which translates to MAKLGKSAQNEQEGKETVEFFKDLDREALNTERFVEKYSKPLGFVFGALILAVLGFFAYKQFVIAPKNAEAVKSFLSAQKSLTEGKDKDALGGKSAANPGFVGTYNEYSSTKIGKLSSYNAGLLKFKEGKFQEAYDLLDQFSSDNKTLVAMKYGAMADAKSGLNKNDEALALLDKAATASDDPYTAYYFTRKAGIVALGLKKNAEAKKYFSAIDEKYQDYDNGMSDSYIEMTKYY; encoded by the coding sequence ATGGCAAAATTGGGAAAGAGTGCTCAGAACGAGCAAGAAGGTAAAGAAACGGTTGAGTTCTTTAAAGACCTTGACAGAGAAGCTTTAAACACTGAAAGATTTGTTGAAAAATATTCAAAGCCTCTAGGTTTTGTATTTGGAGCATTAATTTTAGCAGTGTTAGGATTCTTCGCTTACAAGCAATTTGTAATTGCTCCAAAGAATGCTGAAGCTGTGAAAAGTTTCCTTTCTGCTCAAAAAAGTCTTACTGAAGGTAAAGATAAAGATGCTTTGGGTGGAAAATCTGCAGCTAACCCAGGTTTTGTAGGTACATATAACGAATATTCTTCTACTAAAATTGGTAAACTTTCATCTTATAATGCAGGTTTATTAAAGTTCAAGGAAGGAAAATTCCAGGAAGCTTATGATCTTTTAGATCAATTTTCATCTGACAACAAAACTTTAGTAGCAATGAAATACGGAGCTATGGCAGATGCTAAATCAGGTCTTAACAAAAATGATGAAGCTTTAGCTTTATTAGACAAAGCAGCAACAGCTTCTGATGATCCGTATACAGCATACTATTTCACAAGAAAAGCAGGTATCGTTGCTTTAGGATTAAAGAAAAATGCAGAAGCTAAAAAATACTTCTCTGCAATTGATGAGAAATATCAGGACTACGACAACGGAATGTCTGATTCTTATATTGAAATGACTAAATATTACTAA
- a CDS encoding adenine phosphoribosyltransferase: MASAELIKKLEETIENIPDFPIPGIQFKDISPIFLDPKLYEDVIADLAAFSKGKVDAVCGIESRGYLFGIAIAVALEVPFILIRKAGKLPPPVISEKYDLEYGSAIIETREGQIKPGQRVLIHDDLLATGGTTEAAAKLIEKQGATVSQFSFLIGLQGLGGDEKLKKFGAEIYHILGY, encoded by the coding sequence ATGGCTTCAGCAGAACTGATCAAAAAATTAGAAGAAACAATTGAAAATATCCCTGATTTTCCGATTCCGGGAATACAGTTTAAGGATATTTCACCCATCTTTTTAGACCCGAAACTTTACGAAGACGTGATTGCAGATCTTGCAGCCTTCAGTAAAGGGAAAGTGGATGCAGTCTGCGGAATCGAAAGCCGTGGTTATTTGTTTGGAATTGCAATTGCCGTAGCATTGGAAGTTCCGTTCATCTTAATCAGAAAAGCCGGAAAACTTCCTCCCCCTGTCATTTCAGAAAAATACGATCTGGAATATGGAAGTGCCATCATCGAAACCCGCGAAGGACAGATAAAACCGGGACAAAGAGTTTTGATTCATGATGATCTTTTAGCAACAGGAGGAACTACTGAAGCAGCAGCTAAACTGATAGAAAAACAGGGAGCAACTGTTTCCCAATTCAGTTTCCTAATTGGCTTACAAGGCTTGGGTGGTGACGAAAAGCTGAAAAAATTCGGTGCAGAGATCTACCATATTTTAGGATATTAA